From a region of the Bacillus marinisedimentorum genome:
- a CDS encoding helix-turn-helix domain-containing protein codes for MEYAMKTKEAAEYLGVDPKTIRNWTKQYEIPCKKNGYGHYVFEEEGMRMLHSIKSEKTGMPEQDGAVQVTQNLKTDAVEEKIQMLMDRIDYLEKKLESKADEVVAVQLLNHREEIEETTKKVEEVIGRIEEFENKVNENKQALEEGFKVEKPKKRKVLSFFSF; via the coding sequence ATGGAATACGCAATGAAAACGAAAGAGGCTGCGGAATATTTAGGTGTCGATCCGAAGACGATCCGGAACTGGACGAAGCAATATGAAATTCCATGCAAAAAAAACGGGTATGGCCACTATGTGTTTGAAGAAGAGGGGATGCGCATGCTGCATTCCATCAAGAGTGAAAAGACAGGAATGCCCGAACAAGACGGTGCTGTACAGGTAACACAGAATCTGAAGACTGATGCCGTGGAAGAAAAAATCCAGATGCTGATGGACAGGATTGATTATCTGGAAAAAAAGCTTGAAAGCAAAGCCGATGAAGTTGTTGCCGTCCAGTTATTGAATCACCGTGAAGAAATAGAAGAAACGACTAAAAAAGTAGAAGAAGTCATAGGAAGAATAGAGGAGTTCGAGAATAAAGTAAACGAGAACAAACAGGCACTTGAAGAAGGCTTTAAAGTCGAAAAACCGAAAAAACGGAAAGTACTGAGCTTCTTCAGCTTTTAA